In a genomic window of Enterobacter asburiae:
- a CDS encoding class I SAM-dependent methyltransferase: MYEKDTLSALDAITEAQRIAFAPMLFQTALCLRNSGVLAWLDKQGNKGASLEEITENSTLSNYAVSVLLDMGLSGRIITWKESRYFLAKVGHFLLHDPMTRVNMDFTQDVCYQGLFHLADALQEEKPAGLSVFGDWPTIYPALSQLPARAKESWFAFDHYYSDAAFDAALPYIFASSPTKLYDVGGNTGKWSLRCCRYDDNVAVTILDLPQQIALAQENIEKAGFSHRIGFHAVDMLSPAALPGDADVWWMSQFLDCFSPDQIVAMLTRVAQVMKPGARLCIMELFWDAQKYEAAAFSLNATSLYFTCMANGNSRFYSVEKFYHYLERAGFCIEQRLDNLGVGHTLLICTKREQ, translated from the coding sequence ATGTACGAAAAGGACACGCTCAGCGCCCTGGATGCCATTACCGAAGCGCAACGCATCGCTTTTGCTCCGATGTTATTTCAGACCGCGCTTTGTCTGCGTAACTCGGGTGTCCTCGCCTGGCTCGATAAACAGGGTAATAAGGGGGCGAGCCTCGAAGAAATAACCGAAAACAGTACCCTGAGCAACTATGCCGTCAGCGTATTGTTAGACATGGGATTAAGCGGGCGGATAATTACCTGGAAAGAAAGTCGTTATTTCCTGGCGAAAGTGGGCCATTTCTTACTCCACGATCCCATGACCCGCGTTAATATGGATTTCACGCAGGACGTCTGTTACCAGGGGTTATTTCACCTGGCCGACGCCCTGCAGGAAGAAAAACCGGCCGGATTATCCGTGTTTGGCGACTGGCCAACCATCTATCCGGCCTTATCCCAGCTTCCTGCCCGGGCAAAAGAGAGCTGGTTCGCCTTCGATCACTACTATTCTGACGCCGCTTTTGACGCCGCGTTGCCATATATATTCGCAAGCTCGCCGACAAAATTGTACGATGTGGGCGGAAATACGGGTAAATGGTCGTTACGCTGCTGCCGCTATGACGATAATGTTGCCGTGACGATCCTCGATCTCCCGCAGCAGATAGCGCTGGCGCAGGAAAACATCGAAAAAGCAGGTTTTTCTCATCGTATTGGATTCCATGCTGTCGATATGCTTAGTCCGGCTGCATTGCCGGGAGATGCTGACGTCTGGTGGATGAGCCAGTTTCTGGACTGTTTCTCTCCGGATCAGATTGTCGCCATGCTGACGCGCGTCGCACAGGTCATGAAGCCAGGCGCACGGTTGTGCATCATGGAGCTTTTCTGGGATGCCCAGAAATATGAAGCGGCGGCTTTCAGCCTGAATGCCACCTCGCTCTATTTCACCTGTATGGCGAATGGTAATAGCCGTTTTTACAGCGTAGAGAAGTTTTATCACTACCTGGAGAGGGCGGGCTTCTGCATTGAACAGCGGCTGGATAACCTTGGGGTAGGTCATACCCTGTTAATATGCACCAAACGTGAACAATAG
- a CDS encoding acyl-CoA synthetase: MTNPLPLGQWLNAPRPDDTPVAWLDDRTWTLGQLRHDVTLLVDTLRQQEGERWALCFENSYLFIVALLASLHAGKTPVIPGHSRISLLEEQQSLFSGVLSDRPLGYPGKLIVVASRHQTIAHWVPLPDIAESRFVELFTSGSTGTPRRVVKHIVSLDREARLLADRFGARLAGCSVVASVVPQHLYGLTFRIVLPMAMGLPLHAAMLYYAEQLAALPHDRHYLFISSPAFLKRLDTELAAPPVRMLISAGGMLPWRDVSTTAGWLNIWPDEIYGSTETGILAWRHRQEDNLPWLPFPGVSFHQEEEACRVTSPLIHEAEGLQLDDILHFDSEGLFSIAGRRGRVVKIEEKRISLNEIERRLLELDGVCEAAALPVTRGGRQGIGALLVLDEAVRQRWHLQDKKAQEFAWRRALLPWLEPVAVPRYWRIVDEMPVNSMNKRVYAQLEELFHENS; the protein is encoded by the coding sequence ATGACTAACCCCCTTCCGCTGGGCCAGTGGTTAAACGCGCCCCGCCCTGACGACACGCCCGTCGCCTGGCTTGACGATCGTACCTGGACGCTGGGCCAGCTGCGCCACGACGTGACCCTGCTGGTCGACACCCTGCGTCAGCAGGAAGGCGAGCGCTGGGCGCTGTGCTTTGAAAACAGCTACCTGTTTATCGTTGCGCTGCTGGCCTCGCTGCATGCGGGTAAAACGCCGGTCATTCCCGGCCATAGCCGTATTTCGCTGCTTGAAGAGCAGCAGTCGCTGTTTAGCGGCGTTCTGAGCGACAGGCCCCTCGGTTACCCTGGAAAGCTGATTGTGGTGGCTTCCCGCCATCAGACGATCGCCCACTGGGTGCCCCTGCCGGATATTGCCGAAAGCCGCTTTGTTGAGCTTTTCACCTCCGGCTCCACGGGGACGCCGCGTCGGGTGGTTAAGCACATCGTCAGCCTGGATCGCGAAGCCCGCCTGCTGGCTGACCGCTTCGGCGCGCGTCTGGCTGGCTGTAGCGTTGTCGCCTCCGTCGTACCGCAACACCTGTACGGTCTGACATTCCGCATTGTATTGCCGATGGCGATGGGCCTGCCGCTGCATGCCGCGATGCTCTATTACGCAGAGCAGCTGGCCGCCCTTCCTCATGACAGGCATTACCTGTTCATCAGCAGCCCGGCGTTCCTGAAACGCCTGGATACCGAACTAGCCGCGCCGCCCGTCAGGATGCTGATTTCCGCGGGCGGAATGCTGCCCTGGCGTGACGTCTCCACCACCGCTGGCTGGCTTAACATCTGGCCGGATGAAATTTATGGCAGCACCGAAACCGGGATCCTCGCCTGGCGCCATCGCCAGGAAGATAACCTGCCGTGGCTGCCCTTCCCCGGCGTAAGTTTCCATCAGGAAGAAGAAGCGTGTCGCGTCACGTCACCACTGATCCATGAGGCTGAAGGACTCCAGTTGGACGATATCCTCCACTTCGACAGCGAGGGGCTGTTCAGCATTGCCGGTCGTCGCGGGCGGGTGGTCAAAATTGAAGAAAAGCGCATCTCGCTTAACGAAATAGAACGCCGCCTGCTGGAGCTCGACGGCGTTTGCGAAGCGGCTGCGCTGCCGGTCACGCGCGGGGGCCGCCAGGGAATCGGCGCCCTGCTGGTGCTGGATGAGGCGGTTCGTCAGCGCTGGCACCTGCAGGATAAAAAAGCGCAGGAGTTCGCCTGGCGTCGCGCTCTGCTGCCCTGGCTTGAACCGGTCGCGGTGCCGCGCTACTGGCGGATTGTGGATGAGATGCCGGTAAACAGTATGAACAAGCGTGTCTATGCGCAGTTAGAGGAGTTATTTCATGAAAATTCATGA
- the dcrB gene encoding DcrB family lipoprotein produces MRNLVKYVGIGLLVVGLAACDNSDTKTPAQGASAESNATGQPVNLMDGKLSFSLPADMTDQSGKLGTQANNMHVYSDATGQKAVIVIVGDDTSEDLAVLSKRLEDQQRGRDPQLQVVTNKSIELKGHKLQQLDSIISAKGQTAYSSVVLGKVDNKLLTLQITLPAEDQQKAQTAAENIINTIVIQ; encoded by the coding sequence ATGCGCAATCTGGTTAAATATGTCGGGATTGGCCTGCTGGTTGTGGGTCTTGCAGCCTGTGATAACAGCGACACGAAAACGCCTGCTCAGGGCGCGTCCGCAGAGAGCAACGCGACCGGTCAACCGGTGAATCTGATGGATGGCAAACTCAGTTTCTCTCTGCCAGCCGATATGACTGACCAGAGCGGCAAGCTGGGCACCCAGGCGAATAATATGCACGTATACTCCGACGCAACCGGCCAGAAAGCGGTCATTGTGATTGTGGGCGACGACACCAGCGAAGATCTGGCCGTCCTGTCCAAACGTCTGGAAGACCAGCAGCGCGGCCGCGATCCGCAGCTGCAGGTGGTGACCAATAAATCCATTGAGCTGAAAGGCCATAAGCTGCAACAGCTGGACAGCATCATCTCCGCAAAAGGCCAGACCGCTTACTCTTCTGTGGTGCTGGGTAAGGTGGATAACAAACTGCTGACCCTGCAGATCACCCTGCCAGCGGAAGACCAGCAGAAAGCGCAGACGGCTGCTGAAAACATCATTAACACCATCGTGATCCAGTAA
- a CDS encoding DNA gyrase subunit B codes for MRGGRTLPVIPLLTGLMLLAWPFLIGFGLTHNSLPWLLPVMALLLLLRLQQARRNTGPMRYVVQCVALAGIALCAASYLLKTHQWLLFYPVVVNLVMLAVFGGSLWTAMPLVERLARLREPNLPPEGVRYTYKVTLVWCGFFIGNGAMALFTVLHGDMHLWTLWNGMVAYILMGTLMATEWLVRQRVIKKEMHND; via the coding sequence GTGCGTGGTGGACGGACGTTGCCGGTTATCCCCCTTCTGACGGGGCTGATGCTGCTGGCGTGGCCCTTCCTGATTGGATTTGGGCTGACGCATAACAGCCTGCCGTGGCTGCTGCCCGTGATGGCACTGCTGTTGCTGCTGCGGCTGCAACAGGCGCGGCGGAACACCGGCCCGATGCGGTATGTGGTGCAGTGCGTGGCGCTGGCGGGCATCGCGCTCTGCGCGGCAAGCTACCTGCTGAAAACCCACCAGTGGCTGCTGTTTTACCCTGTGGTCGTCAATCTTGTGATGCTGGCCGTGTTCGGGGGTTCGCTCTGGACCGCGATGCCGCTGGTCGAACGTCTGGCGCGCCTGCGTGAGCCAAATTTGCCCCCGGAGGGTGTGCGCTATACCTACAAGGTGACCCTCGTCTGGTGCGGATTTTTCATCGGCAACGGGGCGATGGCGCTGTTTACCGTCCTGCACGGTGACATGCATCTGTGGACGCTGTGGAACGGTATGGTGGCTTACATCCTGATGGGAACGCTGATGGCGACAGAGTGGCTGGTGCGTCAACGGGTGATAAAAAAAGAGATGCACAATGACTAA
- a CDS encoding AI-2E family transporter: MLAPQPDKAGLHILLKLACLVVILAGIHAAADIIVQLLLALFFAIVLNPLVTWFLRRGVSRPVAITIVVIVMLIGLTALFGVLAASLSEFSTMLPQYNKELTRKIVALQEMMPFLNLHISPERMLRRMDSEKVMTYATTLMTGLSGAMASILLLVMTVVFMLFEVRHVPYKLRFALNNPQIHIAGLHRALKGVSKYLALKTLLSVWTGIIVWLGLMLMDVQFALMWGVLAFLLNYVPNIGAVLSAVPPMIQAFLFNGFYECMLVGALFLVVHMVLGNILEPRMMGHRLGMSTLVVFLSLLIWGWLLGPVGMLLSVPLTSVCKIWMETTKGGSKLAILLGPGRPKSRLPG, from the coding sequence ATGTTAGCTCCCCAGCCCGATAAAGCAGGACTCCACATCTTATTAAAGCTCGCCTGTCTGGTGGTTATTCTTGCGGGCATTCATGCTGCCGCTGACATTATCGTCCAGCTCCTGCTGGCCCTGTTTTTTGCCATTGTTCTGAATCCGCTGGTGACCTGGTTTTTACGCCGGGGCGTGAGCCGTCCGGTGGCCATCACCATCGTGGTTATCGTGATGCTGATTGGCCTGACGGCGCTCTTCGGGGTACTGGCGGCCTCGCTGAGCGAGTTCTCCACCATGTTGCCGCAGTACAATAAAGAGCTGACGCGTAAAATCGTCGCGCTGCAGGAGATGATGCCTTTTCTTAACCTGCATATTTCGCCTGAACGGATGCTGCGCAGGATGGATTCCGAGAAGGTCATGACCTACGCCACCACGCTGATGACCGGTCTTTCCGGCGCGATGGCCAGCATACTGCTGCTGGTCATGACGGTAGTGTTCATGCTGTTCGAAGTCCGCCACGTCCCCTATAAGCTGCGCTTTGCTTTAAATAACCCGCAAATACACATTGCCGGCCTACACCGCGCCTTAAAGGGGGTCTCCAAATATCTGGCGCTGAAAACGCTGCTCAGCGTCTGGACCGGCATTATCGTCTGGCTGGGGCTGATGCTGATGGACGTACAGTTCGCGCTGATGTGGGGGGTGCTGGCGTTTCTGCTGAACTACGTGCCGAATATTGGCGCGGTGCTTTCCGCCGTGCCGCCAATGATCCAGGCGTTTCTGTTTAACGGTTTCTACGAATGCATGTTGGTCGGGGCGCTCTTCCTCGTCGTGCATATGGTGCTGGGCAACATTCTTGAACCGCGCATGATGGGGCACAGGCTGGGCATGTCGACGCTGGTAGTGTTTTTATCGTTGCTGATTTGGGGATGGCTGCTGGGCCCGGTCGGCATGCTGCTGTCGGTCCCGCTGACCAGCGTATGTAAAATCTGGATGGAAACCACCAAAGGGGGCAGCAAGCTGGCGATCCTGCTGGGGCCAGGGCGGCCAAAAAGCCGGTTACCAGGGTAA
- a CDS encoding 7-cyano-7-deazaguanine/7-aminomethyl-7-deazaguanine transporter → MTQFSESQRVKALFWLSLFHLLVITSSNYLVQLPISIFGFHTTWGAFSFPFIFLATDLTVRIFGAPLARRIIFAVMLPALFISYVVSSLFYMGSWQGVEALTHFNLFVARIAAASFMAYALGQILDVHVFNRLRQNHRWWMAPTASTLFGNVSDTLAFFFIAFWRSPDAFMAEHWMEIALVDYCFKVLISIVFFLPMYGVLLNMLLKRLADKSEITALQAG, encoded by the coding sequence ATGACGCAGTTCTCTGAATCACAGCGCGTAAAAGCGTTGTTCTGGCTTTCGCTTTTTCACCTGCTGGTGATCACCTCCAGCAACTATCTGGTGCAGCTCCCGATCTCCATTTTTGGTTTTCATACCACCTGGGGCGCGTTCAGTTTTCCGTTTATTTTCCTCGCCACCGATCTTACCGTGCGTATCTTTGGCGCACCGCTGGCGCGCCGCATTATTTTTGCGGTCATGCTTCCGGCGCTGTTCATTTCATACGTGGTGTCATCCCTGTTTTATATGGGAAGCTGGCAGGGCGTTGAGGCATTAACCCACTTCAACCTGTTTGTTGCCCGTATCGCTGCCGCAAGCTTTATGGCCTACGCGCTGGGGCAAATCCTCGACGTGCACGTGTTTAACCGCCTGCGTCAGAATCACCGTTGGTGGATGGCACCCACCGCCTCCACGCTGTTCGGTAACGTGAGCGATACGCTAGCCTTCTTCTTCATCGCCTTCTGGCGCAGCCCGGATGCGTTCATGGCCGAACACTGGATGGAAATCGCGCTGGTGGACTACTGCTTCAAGGTGCTCATCAGCATTGTGTTCTTCCTGCCGATGTACGGCGTGCTGCTGAATATGCTGCTGAAAAGGCTGGCAGATAAATCTGAAATCACGGCATTGCAGGCTGGTTAA
- a CDS encoding beta-ketoacyl synthase chain length factor: MKFSLNIIDWQARAPGLSDAAEWQAWSRLQSTIDPTAPLPRLTALPMMTARRLNSGSKLAVDLGLAMLQSHAVDAVVYSSRHGELERNYRILHALATGQAVSPTDFAMSVHNSAVGNLTITARQPVVSSSISAGLDTFQQALCEVLSLLQAGYSRVLLVDFDGTLPEFYHPALPPQMPTWPYVLALVIESGSEWQCETRSGSTGEEPTLPQSLMFLQRYLREERQFVVPGERLLWQWARR, encoded by the coding sequence ATGAAATTTTCACTGAACATTATTGACTGGCAGGCAAGAGCGCCAGGACTAAGCGATGCCGCAGAGTGGCAGGCGTGGTCGCGCCTGCAGTCGACTATAGACCCAACGGCCCCGCTTCCCCGGCTGACTGCGTTACCCATGATGACCGCGCGCCGCCTTAACTCGGGCAGTAAGCTGGCGGTGGATCTTGGTCTTGCCATGCTGCAAAGCCACGCCGTTGATGCCGTCGTCTATTCCAGCCGCCACGGCGAACTGGAGCGCAATTACCGTATTCTGCATGCGCTGGCAACCGGTCAGGCCGTCTCGCCTACCGACTTCGCCATGTCCGTGCACAACTCCGCTGTGGGCAATCTTACTATTACCGCTCGCCAGCCTGTTGTCTCGTCATCCATTTCTGCCGGGCTGGACACCTTCCAGCAGGCCCTGTGTGAAGTGCTGAGCCTGCTGCAGGCGGGCTACTCCCGCGTCTTGCTGGTGGATTTTGACGGCACGCTGCCGGAATTTTACCACCCGGCATTGCCGCCGCAGATGCCCACCTGGCCGTACGTGCTGGCGCTGGTGATTGAATCCGGCAGCGAATGGCAGTGCGAAACCCGCAGCGGCAGCACGGGCGAGGAGCCTACTCTGCCGCAAAGCCTGATGTTCCTGCAACGCTATCTCCGCGAGGAGCGGCAGTTTGTGGTGCCCGGCGAACGCCTGCTGTGGCAGTGGGCGCGCCGATGA
- a CDS encoding acyl carrier protein produces the protein MQALYLEIKNLIITTLNLDELTAEDIDTDAALFGDGLGLDSIDALELGLAVKNQYGVVLSAESEEMRQHFFSVATLASFIHAQRA, from the coding sequence ATGCAAGCGCTTTATCTTGAAATTAAGAATCTCATTATCACCACGCTGAATCTGGACGAGCTTACCGCAGAGGATATTGATACCGATGCCGCGCTGTTTGGCGATGGGCTGGGTCTCGACTCTATCGACGCGCTGGAGCTCGGTCTGGCGGTGAAAAACCAGTATGGCGTGGTGCTTTCTGCCGAAAGCGAGGAGATGCGCCAGCACTTCTTTTCCGTCGCCACCCTGGCGTCCTTTATCCATGCCCAACGCGCCTGA
- a CDS encoding 1-acyl-sn-glycerol-3-phosphate acyltransferase: MNRLAARINWLWRLAMTGLCFVLFGAGGLLLSLIWFNLLLIVQRDRAKRRSLARRSIAASFRVFLTVARGTGVLDYRIHNLDALRGDRGCLVVANHPTLIDYVILASVMPETDCLVKSALLRNPFVSGVIRAADYLINSEAEPLLAASRQRLAHGDTLLIFPEGTRTRPGEAIALQRGAANIAVRCRSDLRIVLIHCSEHLLDKKSRWYDVPPAKPVFTVDVRDRVNIDEFYDANEQEPALAARQLNRHLEHRLTSGLQSLSGINDASALS; encoded by the coding sequence ATGAACCGCCTGGCCGCCCGGATCAACTGGCTATGGCGTCTGGCGATGACCGGACTCTGCTTCGTGCTGTTTGGCGCGGGCGGCCTGCTGCTGTCGCTGATCTGGTTCAACCTGCTGCTGATTGTTCAGCGCGATCGCGCCAAACGCCGTAGCCTGGCGCGCCGCAGCATTGCGGCCAGCTTCCGCGTCTTCTTAACCGTTGCCCGCGGCACCGGGGTGCTGGACTATCGCATTCACAATCTTGACGCGCTTCGCGGCGATCGGGGCTGTCTGGTGGTGGCTAACCACCCAACGCTAATTGACTACGTGATTCTGGCGTCGGTGATGCCCGAAACCGACTGTCTGGTGAAGAGCGCGTTACTGCGCAATCCCTTTGTCAGCGGCGTTATCCGCGCGGCGGATTACCTGATTAACAGCGAAGCCGAGCCTCTGCTCGCTGCCAGCCGGCAGCGTCTGGCCCACGGCGACACGCTGTTAATCTTCCCGGAAGGCACGCGTACCCGGCCAGGTGAGGCTATCGCCCTCCAGCGCGGCGCGGCAAATATCGCCGTGCGCTGCCGCAGCGATCTGCGGATCGTGCTGATCCACTGCAGCGAGCACCTGCTGGATAAAAAAAGCCGCTGGTATGACGTACCGCCCGCAAAACCTGTCTTTACCGTGGATGTGCGCGATCGCGTGAACATCGACGAATTTTACGATGCAAATGAACAAGAACCGGCGCTGGCGGCAAGGCAGTTAAACCGGCATCTGGAGCATCGATTAACATCAGGCCTTCAATCTTTGTCAGGAATTAATGATGCAAGCGCTTTATCTTGA
- the tusA gene encoding sulfurtransferase TusA codes for MTDLFSSPDHTLDAQGLRCPEPVMMVRKTVRNMQTGETLLIIADDPATTRDIPGFCTFMEHELVAQQTEALPYRYLIRKG; via the coding sequence ATGACCGACCTGTTTTCCAGCCCAGACCACACCCTTGATGCCCAGGGCCTTCGCTGCCCGGAGCCGGTAATGATGGTACGCAAAACCGTGCGCAACATGCAGACGGGTGAAACGCTGCTGATTATTGCCGACGACCCGGCCACCACGCGCGATATTCCCGGCTTTTGTACCTTTATGGAGCATGAGCTGGTGGCACAGCAGACCGAGGCGCTGCCGTACCGGTATTTAATTCGTAAGGGGTAG
- a CDS encoding hydroxymyristoyl-ACP dehydratase, translating to MKIHEIERHQAQPEKLEIVLHLDASLFWFQGHFAVQPLLPGVAQLDWVMHYATTLLAPGYRFHSIQNVKFQAPLLPETTVTLVLEWHAERQMLTFSYQRHAGAERHTASSGKIRLCQ from the coding sequence ATGAAAATTCATGAAATTGAGCGCCATCAGGCACAGCCGGAGAAGCTGGAGATTGTTTTGCATCTCGATGCGTCTCTGTTCTGGTTTCAGGGCCATTTTGCCGTACAGCCGCTGCTGCCCGGCGTTGCGCAGCTTGACTGGGTCATGCACTACGCCACGACGTTACTGGCGCCGGGCTACCGCTTTCACAGCATTCAAAACGTGAAGTTTCAGGCCCCTCTGCTGCCGGAAACTACGGTAACGCTGGTGCTTGAGTGGCATGCCGAACGTCAGATGTTGACCTTCAGCTACCAGCGTCACGCCGGGGCGGAGCGCCATACCGCCAGCAGCGGGAAAATTCGTCTATGTCAGTGA
- a CDS encoding MFS transporter yields the protein MPEAAAEPALSGLRLNLRIVSVVIFNFASYLTIGLPLAVLPGYVHDVMGFSAFWAGLVISLQYFATLLSRPHAGRYADLFGPKSIVVVGLCVCFLSGLSYLLAAAAGAWPLASLALLCLGRVILGIGQSLAGTGSTLWGVGVVGATHIGRVISWNGVVTYGAMALGAPLGVACYAFGGLYGLSLTIMAVALVAILFALPRPKVRASKGKPLPFRAVLGRVWPYGMALALATTGFGVIATFITLFYDAKGWEGAAFALTLFSGAFVGARLLFPNSINRLGGLNVAMICFAVEIVGLLLTGIASAPWMAKIGVFLAGAGFSLVFPALGVVAVKAVPQQNQGAALATYTVFMDMSLGITGPLAGLVMAWAGVPVIYIAAAGLVILALLLTWRLKKWPPVQAPEATSSS from the coding sequence ATGCCCGAAGCTGCCGCCGAACCGGCGCTGAGCGGATTGCGCCTCAATCTGCGTATCGTTTCCGTCGTTATTTTCAACTTTGCCAGTTACCTGACGATCGGCCTGCCGCTGGCGGTTCTGCCGGGCTATGTCCATGACGTGATGGGTTTTAGCGCGTTCTGGGCGGGGCTGGTCATCAGCCTGCAGTATTTCGCCACGCTCCTGAGCCGCCCTCACGCCGGGCGCTACGCCGACCTGTTTGGTCCTAAAAGCATCGTGGTGGTGGGATTATGCGTCTGTTTCCTGAGCGGCCTGAGCTATCTGCTGGCTGCTGCTGCCGGCGCCTGGCCGCTGGCTAGCCTGGCGCTGCTTTGCCTGGGCCGCGTCATACTCGGCATTGGGCAAAGCCTGGCGGGAACCGGCTCGACGCTGTGGGGCGTTGGGGTTGTAGGTGCGACGCACATTGGCCGGGTGATCTCCTGGAACGGGGTTGTCACCTACGGCGCGATGGCGCTCGGCGCGCCGCTTGGCGTGGCCTGTTATGCCTTTGGCGGGCTGTATGGATTGTCGCTCACCATTATGGCGGTCGCGCTTGTGGCGATACTGTTTGCGCTGCCGCGCCCGAAAGTGAGGGCCAGCAAGGGCAAGCCGCTGCCGTTTCGGGCCGTGCTGGGGCGCGTCTGGCCGTACGGTATGGCGCTGGCCCTGGCGACCACCGGCTTCGGCGTAATTGCAACCTTCATTACCCTCTTTTACGACGCCAAAGGCTGGGAGGGCGCGGCCTTTGCATTAACCCTCTTTAGCGGTGCGTTTGTTGGCGCACGCCTGCTTTTCCCGAACAGTATCAACCGCCTGGGCGGGCTGAATGTGGCGATGATCTGTTTTGCGGTTGAGATTGTCGGGCTGCTGTTAACCGGCATAGCCAGCGCACCCTGGATGGCGAAAATTGGCGTCTTCCTTGCAGGGGCGGGTTTTTCACTGGTCTTCCCGGCGCTGGGGGTGGTGGCGGTGAAAGCGGTGCCGCAGCAGAACCAGGGGGCGGCTCTGGCGACCTATACGGTGTTTATGGATATGTCGTTGGGCATTACCGGGCCGCTGGCAGGGCTGGTGATGGCCTGGGCGGGGGTACCGGTGATCTACATTGCCGCGGCAGGTCTGGTGATTCTTGCCTTACTGCTGACGTGGCGGCTAAAAAAATGGCCTCCGGTGCAGGCACCGGAGGCCACGTCATCGTCGTGA
- a CDS encoding acyl carrier protein, with the protein MTEQETIYQEVCGLLIKLFEIDPQDITPEARLYEDLELDSIDAVDMIVHLQKKTGKKIKPETFKSVRTVQDVVDAVEQLLREE; encoded by the coding sequence ATGACCGAACAAGAAACCATTTATCAGGAAGTCTGCGGCCTTCTGATCAAACTCTTTGAAATCGACCCGCAGGACATTACGCCCGAAGCCCGTCTTTACGAAGACCTGGAGCTGGACAGCATTGATGCGGTGGACATGATTGTCCATCTGCAGAAGAAAACCGGTAAGAAAATCAAGCCGGAAACCTTCAAATCGGTTCGTACCGTTCAGGATGTGGTAGACGCCGTCGAACAGCTTCTGCGCGAAGAGTAA